From Pseudoleptotrichia goodfellowii, a single genomic window includes:
- a CDS encoding histidine-type phosphatase produces the protein MLILSRHGLRSPLLSMSDIVKKKIYKLEEHENNTGKLTAKGAVLELYFGQYIKEYLTENKFINGKNIDKIGKKIYANAYQRTVAAAQALSLGMFPGLNVVPHVEVEYGKMDPVFQHNIVSNHDRFREIFKKSEKALKKMDEMITKNYELLKDLIDYEEGSDEGERYYGRVTLNSEYFNPAGLFNLYVELAGNLMLQYYEGIEIEKLLDGRVRTFEELKGIFDLREEYMKIKHENEEAAQHMMLPLLKYIHKYFFGNNTEISLMVGHDCNIFALLSAMGVKEYRLNNQFEYSPVGGKMFLELWEDRTDKKKKINMPNWKAG, from the coding sequence ATACTGATACTTAGTAGACATGGTTTGAGAAGCCCGCTTTTGAGTATGAGTGATATAGTAAAAAAGAAAATTTATAAACTGGAAGAACATGAAAATAATACAGGAAAATTGACAGCTAAAGGTGCTGTGTTGGAGCTTTATTTCGGACAATATATAAAAGAATATTTGACAGAAAATAAATTTATAAACGGAAAAAATATAGATAAAATAGGAAAAAAAATATATGCAAATGCTTATCAAAGAACGGTTGCTGCTGCTCAGGCATTAAGCTTGGGAATGTTTCCCGGTTTGAATGTAGTTCCTCATGTTGAAGTAGAGTACGGGAAAATGGATCCGGTTTTTCAGCATAATATTGTGAGTAATCACGACAGATTTAGAGAGATATTTAAAAAATCTGAAAAGGCTTTGAAAAAAATGGATGAAATGATAACAAAAAATTATGAATTACTGAAAGATTTGATAGATTATGAAGAAGGGAGTGATGAAGGAGAACGTTATTACGGAAGAGTAACTTTAAATTCCGAGTATTTTAATCCTGCAGGACTGTTTAACTTATATGTGGAATTGGCAGGAAATCTGATGTTACAGTATTACGAGGGGATAGAAATTGAAAAATTATTAGACGGGAGAGTGAGAACGTTTGAAGAATTAAAGGGAATTTTCGATTTAAGAGAAGAATACATGAAAATTAAACATGAAAATGAAGAAGCCGCACAACATATGATGCTTCCTTTGTTAAAATATATACATAAATACTTTTTTGGCAACAATACGGAAATTTCCCTCATGGTCGGACATGACTGTAATATATTTGCACTATTGTCGGCAATGGGAGTGAAAGAATACAGATTGAATAATCAGTTTGAGTATTCTCCTGTCGGCGGAAAAATGTTTTTGGAATTGTGGGAAGACAGAACCGATAAAAAGAAAAAAATAAATATGCCGAACTGGAAGGCAGGGTAA
- a CDS encoding LacI family DNA-binding transcriptional regulator, with amino-acid sequence MIQKNKSTIKDVAKKTGYSIQTVSRVINKSPDVKESTRRVIESAIKELEYKPNFYARNLNSKKNVNVLISIRREKGHDTTIWLNNLVNEIIVANNTPKISIFVEQFYEEKELKKSLLYTTSNFIDGAVIFNKLEDDSRVSYLKNNNVPYVIFGKSSKEEEIFVASDDYNSFINGTKYLFKKGVKKIDFITGNDTFKEDDREKGIADVYRGKNINLKYFNVMRKMKNQEKIYREVMKKIENNQLPEAFFISGDEKAAGVLRALNEKSIKIPDEIMILGYDNIPISKYYFPSLSTIDLNYKKTADKLFRKIINLINGKEEKSEFVAGELIIRNSTK; translated from the coding sequence ATGATTCAGAAAAACAAAAGTACAATAAAAGATGTTGCAAAAAAGACGGGATATTCTATTCAGACTGTTTCAAGAGTAATAAATAAAAGTCCTGATGTAAAAGAAAGTACAAGAAGAGTTATCGAATCGGCAATAAAAGAGCTTGAATATAAGCCTAATTTCTATGCGAGAAATTTGAATAGTAAAAAAAATGTGAACGTTCTTATAAGTATAAGAAGAGAAAAAGGACATGATACTACAATTTGGTTAAATAATCTTGTAAATGAAATAATAGTGGCAAATAATACACCTAAAATTTCTATTTTCGTCGAGCAGTTTTATGAAGAAAAAGAATTGAAAAAATCTTTACTGTATACAACAAGTAATTTTATAGACGGAGCTGTAATTTTTAATAAATTGGAAGATGATTCGAGAGTTTCTTATTTGAAAAATAATAATGTGCCTTATGTAATTTTCGGAAAGTCATCAAAAGAAGAAGAAATATTTGTAGCGAGTGATGATTATAATTCATTTATTAACGGAACGAAATATCTTTTTAAAAAGGGTGTTAAAAAAATAGATTTTATAACAGGAAATGATACTTTTAAGGAAGATGACAGGGAAAAAGGAATTGCAGATGTCTATAGAGGGAAAAATATAAATTTGAAATATTTTAACGTAATGAGAAAAATGAAAAATCAGGAAAAAATTTACAGAGAAGTTATGAAAAAGATAGAAAATAATCAGTTACCGGAAGCATTTTTTATATCGGGAGATGAAAAAGCGGCAGGAGTTCTCAGAGCATTAAATGAAAAATCTATAAAAATTCCTGATGAAATAATGATTTTAGGATATGATAACATACCTATTTCAAAATATTATTTTCCGTCGTTATCGACAATAGATCTGAATTATAAAAAAACAGCCGACAAGCTTTTCAGAAAAATTATAAATTTAATAAACGGTAAAGAAGAAAAATCAGAATTTGTAGCAGGAGAACTGATAATAAGAAACAGTACGAAATAA
- a CDS encoding GntR family transcriptional regulator, with amino-acid sequence MKSTDKFPTVPLYYRIYEHFKTLITNEKLSEGEALPPERDLADTFKVSRATIRQALQKLQEDNLVYRLHGNGTFVSHKTVKQELTSFYSFYEETVKAGKIPSSKVLKHEVIPSDKEFSEIFKIPLTVNILHITRLRLINDEPIMYEDTYIPLNRFENFDPELLNEKPMYSIFKEQYNVSFDKATESFSSLIIKDKEILDNLGYKEKSSCMLIKRLTYEKNRVIEYTISYARGDKYEYKVILNNIEK; translated from the coding sequence GTGAAATCAACTGATAAATTTCCTACTGTTCCTTTATATTATAGGATTTATGAGCATTTTAAAACTTTAATAACAAATGAAAAACTTTCAGAAGGAGAGGCTTTACCGCCTGAAAGAGATTTGGCGGATACATTCAAAGTCAGTCGTGCCACGATAAGACAGGCTCTTCAAAAACTTCAGGAAGATAATCTTGTATACAGGTTGCACGGGAACGGAACATTTGTATCTCACAAGACAGTAAAACAGGAACTGACTTCTTTTTACAGTTTCTATGAAGAAACTGTAAAAGCGGGAAAAATTCCGTCTTCAAAAGTATTAAAACATGAAGTTATTCCGTCGGATAAAGAATTTTCCGAAATTTTTAAAATTCCGTTGACAGTGAATATTTTGCATATTACCAGATTAAGATTAATTAATGACGAACCGATAATGTATGAGGATACATATATTCCTTTAAACAGATTTGAAAATTTTGATCCGGAACTGTTAAATGAAAAGCCCATGTATTCTATTTTTAAAGAGCAGTATAATGTGTCATTTGACAAAGCAACAGAGTCTTTTTCTTCACTTATTATTAAAGACAAAGAAATTCTCGACAACTTGGGATATAAAGAAAAATCTTCGTGTATGCTTATAAAAAGATTGACTTACGAAAAAAATCGTGTCATAGAATACACTATTTCTTATGCAAGAGGAGATAAATACGAATATAAAGTTATACTTAACAATATAGAAAAATAA
- the rlmN gene encoding 23S rRNA (adenine(2503)-C(2))-methyltransferase RlmN, with translation MTVTNTKDKIDILGLNLQKLQNVFADTGLKKFNANQVYDWLHNKLVFDFDKFTNISKHDREILKEKFTLPKLVHRSHQISEDRDTEKFLFELKDRRLIESVLISHKNRHTLCVSSQIGCLIGCDFCATATMKYERNLDASEILMQFYHIQNYLKEKNEKLGNVVFMGMGEPFLNYDNVIESINILNSDKGQNFSKRNFTISTSGIVPVINKFTEDENQINLAISLHSVKDDIRSELMPINKTYKVKELKEALINYQKKTKNRITFEYILIDDLNCETKDAFELMNFLHSFSCLVNLIPYNPVAGKPYSTPSKKKQREFYTLLKDKNVNVTLRETKGQDIAAACGQLKAKKEMDNGKQ, from the coding sequence ATGACAGTAACAAATACAAAAGATAAAATAGATATACTTGGATTGAATTTACAAAAATTACAAAATGTATTTGCAGATACGGGACTTAAAAAGTTCAATGCAAATCAGGTTTATGACTGGCTTCACAATAAACTTGTCTTTGATTTTGACAAATTTACAAATATTTCCAAGCATGACAGAGAAATTTTAAAAGAGAAATTTACTTTACCCAAATTGGTTCATAGAAGTCATCAGATTTCAGAAGACAGGGACACGGAAAAGTTTCTCTTTGAACTGAAAGACAGAAGGTTAATCGAGAGTGTACTTATATCTCACAAAAACCGTCACACTTTATGTGTGTCTTCGCAGATAGGGTGTCTTATAGGATGTGATTTCTGTGCCACCGCTACTATGAAATATGAAAGAAATCTCGATGCTTCGGAGATTTTAATGCAGTTTTATCACATACAGAACTATTTGAAAGAAAAAAACGAGAAACTCGGAAATGTTGTTTTCATGGGAATGGGCGAACCTTTTTTAAATTATGACAATGTTATTGAATCTATTAATATACTTAATTCAGATAAAGGGCAAAATTTTTCCAAGAGAAATTTTACAATATCTACAAGCGGTATTGTTCCTGTCATAAATAAATTTACAGAAGACGAAAATCAAATTAATCTGGCGATTTCTCTGCATTCGGTAAAAGACGATATAAGATCGGAACTTATGCCTATTAATAAAACGTATAAAGTGAAAGAGTTGAAAGAAGCTCTTATAAATTATCAGAAAAAAACTAAAAACAGAATAACATTCGAGTATATTCTCATAGATGATTTGAACTGTGAAACAAAAGATGCTTTCGAGCTTATGAATTTTTTACATTCGTTTTCCTGTCTGGTTAATCTTATACCTTACAATCCTGTTGCAGGAAAGCCTTACAGCACTCCTTCTAAGAAGAAGCAAAGAGAATTTTATACTCTACTTAAAGATAAAAATGTTAATGTTACTTTACGTGAAACAAAGGGTCAGGATATAGCTGCCGCATGCGGTCAGCTTAAGGCCAAAAAGGAGATGGATAATGGAAAACAATAA
- a CDS encoding transglycosylase domain-containing protein — protein sequence MENNKETNIPDTKSPKKKKKRTLLSFFLKLFGVLVLAGIGFFAYMIFTLRGETPTELIESYSPISPSIIYDMNGNQLDTITVENRDPISIKDVPLNVQNAFLAIEDRKFRTHYGFDLVRTGRAMFLTLTGKRREGGSTITQQLAKNAFLTPERTVVRKMKEAILALEIERKYTKDEILENYLNTIYFGRGAYGIKNAALKYFNKEPKDLTIAQAAVLASLPKSPSKYSKIENAKKRQEIVLTQMRNFGFINEQQYEQAKSEEIAFVNTDSKNKNEEEQISTSNIAPEFTTIVLSEVKKILKVDEDDHNFLFDGYKIYATVDLDMQRAAYKAFSSNYNLKRREKLNGALFSIDPSNGYVKAMVGGKNYKKGEFNRALSALRQPGSSFKPLVYLAALQKGMEMSSVMEDSPLTTPGWSPKNYDGKFRDSMTLLKAIEISNNIIPVKLLQYVGVDSVEKVWRDAGVVGGDFPKDLTLALGSISTKPIDMALFYAALANGGYQVTPQYIYKIENKYGEVIYEAKPKKKQIFKSEDVALLTYMLESAVNYGTGQSAKVFKNGNLIPMAGKTGTTSDYISAWFTGYTPTLATVVYVGYDDNKSMGGGMTGGAAAAPIWKTYMQSVVNIQNYNVGTFEFIDDYIKRRDLSLREIDLKIGLLDTDGVDKRTALFKAGTEPIESETKFKDGIVF from the coding sequence ATGGAAAACAATAAGGAAACTAATATACCTGATACAAAATCTCCAAAAAAGAAGAAAAAAAGAACTTTACTTTCATTTTTTTTAAAACTTTTTGGGGTATTGGTATTAGCAGGAATAGGATTTTTTGCATATATGATATTTACATTGAGGGGAGAAACACCTACAGAACTGATTGAAAGTTACAGTCCTATTTCTCCGTCAATAATTTACGATATGAACGGAAATCAGCTTGATACTATAACAGTTGAAAACAGAGATCCGATAAGCATAAAAGACGTTCCGCTCAATGTTCAGAATGCTTTTTTAGCAATAGAAGACAGAAAATTCCGGACACATTACGGATTTGACCTTGTGAGAACAGGACGGGCAATGTTTCTGACTCTTACAGGTAAAAGACGTGAAGGAGGAAGTACAATTACTCAGCAGTTGGCTAAAAATGCTTTTTTGACACCTGAAAGAACTGTTGTCAGAAAGATGAAAGAAGCTATACTTGCTCTCGAGATAGAAAGGAAATATACTAAAGACGAGATACTTGAAAATTATTTGAATACTATTTATTTTGGAAGAGGGGCTTACGGCATTAAAAATGCCGCATTGAAATATTTCAATAAAGAACCTAAGGATTTGACTATCGCTCAGGCAGCAGTATTAGCAAGTTTGCCTAAATCTCCTTCTAAATACTCAAAAATAGAAAATGCTAAAAAAAGACAGGAAATAGTGCTTACTCAAATGAGAAATTTCGGATTTATAAACGAACAGCAATATGAACAGGCAAAATCTGAAGAAATAGCATTTGTAAACACAGATAGTAAAAATAAAAATGAAGAAGAACAGATTTCTACTTCAAATATTGCTCCTGAATTTACAACTATTGTTTTAAGCGAAGTAAAGAAAATTTTGAAAGTTGACGAAGACGATCACAATTTCCTTTTTGACGGTTACAAAATATATGCAACTGTTGATTTGGATATGCAAAGAGCCGCTTATAAAGCTTTTTCAAGTAATTATAATTTGAAAAGAAGAGAAAAATTAAACGGTGCTTTATTTTCCATAGATCCTAGTAACGGATATGTTAAAGCTATGGTTGGAGGAAAGAACTACAAAAAGGGTGAATTTAACAGAGCATTAAGTGCATTAAGACAGCCCGGTTCATCATTTAAGCCGTTGGTTTATCTCGCTGCTTTACAAAAAGGTATGGAAATGAGCAGTGTTATGGAGGATTCTCCGCTTACTACTCCGGGATGGTCTCCAAAAAACTATGACGGAAAATTCAGAGACAGCATGACTTTATTAAAAGCTATTGAAATTTCTAATAACATTATTCCGGTTAAACTTCTTCAGTATGTAGGAGTCGATTCGGTAGAGAAAGTATGGCGTGATGCAGGAGTTGTCGGAGGGGATTTCCCTAAAGATTTGACTTTGGCTTTAGGGTCTATTTCAACTAAACCTATAGATATGGCTTTATTTTATGCAGCCCTTGCCAACGGGGGTTATCAGGTAACTCCTCAGTATATTTATAAAATTGAAAATAAATACGGAGAGGTTATTTACGAAGCAAAACCTAAGAAAAAGCAGATATTTAAGTCGGAAGATGTAGCATTATTAACATATATGCTGGAAAGTGCCGTAAATTACGGAACAGGACAAAGTGCAAAAGTATTTAAAAACGGTAACTTAATTCCGATGGCGGGAAAAACAGGAACTACCAGTGATTATATTTCGGCATGGTTTACAGGATATACACCTACTCTTGCAACTGTAGTTTATGTAGGTTATGATGATAATAAATCCATGGGTGGAGGAATGACAGGAGGAGCTGCCGCTGCACCTATATGGAAAACTTATATGCAGTCGGTTGTAAACATTCAAAATTATAATGTAGGAACTTTTGAATTTATCGACGATTATATAAAAAGACGTGATTTGTCATTACGTGAAATCGACTTGAAAATAGGACTTCTTGATACTGACGGAGTGGATAAAAGAACTGCTCTTTTCAAAGCAGGAACAGAACCTATTGAAAGTGAAACTAAATTTAAAGACGGTATAGTATTTTAA
- the metA gene encoding homoserine O-acetyltransferase MetA — MPIKIPHNLPAVNILAKENIFVMDEKRALSQDIRPLKFIIINLMPTKIETETQLLRLLSNTPLQIEITFLKMDSYISKNISAEHMKNFYKTFEDIKNEKFDALIITGAPVETLEFEEVDYWKELTEVMEWSSKNVFSTLHICWGAQAGLYYHYNIPKYSLDKKLFGVFPLEIEDSKTMLLRGFDEIFNMPQSRHTGIKEEEIKKNPELEILAKSDLVGASIIRTKDKRKIFVTGHMEYDRLTLANEYNRDINLGEKIDIPYNYYPENNPEKTPLYTWRSHANLFFTNWINYYVYQETPYDLNELK; from the coding sequence ATGCCTATAAAAATACCTCATAATTTACCGGCGGTAAATATTCTGGCAAAAGAAAATATATTTGTAATGGATGAAAAAAGGGCATTATCACAGGATATTCGACCTTTAAAATTTATCATTATAAATCTGATGCCTACAAAAATAGAAACTGAAACTCAATTATTAAGACTCTTAAGTAATACTCCTTTACAAATCGAGATTACTTTTTTGAAGATGGACAGTTATATTTCAAAAAATATATCTGCCGAACATATGAAAAATTTTTATAAAACTTTTGAAGATATAAAAAATGAGAAGTTTGATGCTCTCATAATTACAGGTGCTCCTGTGGAAACACTGGAATTTGAAGAAGTGGATTACTGGAAAGAATTAACCGAAGTTATGGAATGGAGCAGTAAAAATGTTTTTTCTACGCTTCATATATGTTGGGGAGCACAGGCAGGACTTTATTATCATTACAACATACCGAAATACAGTTTGGATAAAAAACTTTTCGGGGTATTCCCTTTGGAAATAGAAGATTCAAAAACTATGCTGTTGAGAGGATTTGACGAAATATTTAATATGCCTCAATCCCGCCATACAGGAATTAAAGAAGAGGAAATTAAAAAAAATCCCGAATTGGAAATATTGGCAAAATCGGATTTAGTCGGAGCAAGTATCATAAGAACCAAAGATAAAAGAAAAATATTTGTTACGGGACATATGGAATATGACAGACTTACATTGGCGAATGAATATAACAGAGATATAAATTTAGGGGAAAAAATAGACATTCCTTATAATTATTATCCTGAAAATAATCCTGAAAAAACTCCTCTGTATACTTGGAGAAGTCATGCAAATCTGTTTTTTACAAACTGGATAAATTATTATGTTTATCAGGAAACACCTTATGATTTGAATGAGTTGAAATAG
- a CDS encoding C40 family peptidase, translated as MNRKKIIITVGCILLTLSCSSIENNKHSGKGTHSGKTVTNDEQIVSDRFKELRREQDRIMLSGTAEEIDRVILENALLKSYNNWKGTRYAWGGDSSRGIDCSALTRRVYREVFGYELPRVTEDQVKVGRKVSVNDLKPGDILFFRPENRVNHTAVYLGKSLFINASSSKGVVLSSLESSYWGKYFKYAVRVDDARRS; from the coding sequence ATGAACAGGAAAAAAATAATTATAACGGTAGGTTGTATACTGCTTACTTTAAGTTGTTCAAGTATTGAGAATAATAAGCATTCGGGAAAAGGTACACATTCAGGTAAAACAGTAACAAATGACGAACAGATAGTAAGCGACCGTTTTAAAGAATTGAGAAGAGAACAGGACAGAATTATGTTAAGCGGAACTGCCGAAGAAATAGACAGAGTTATTTTGGAAAATGCTCTTTTAAAATCTTATAACAACTGGAAAGGAACAAGATACGCATGGGGAGGAGATTCTTCAAGAGGAATAGACTGCTCTGCATTGACAAGAAGAGTATACAGAGAAGTTTTCGGTTATGAATTGCCCAGAGTTACTGAAGATCAGGTAAAAGTCGGAAGAAAAGTGTCTGTTAATGATTTGAAACCGGGAGACATATTGTTCTTCAGACCTGAAAACAGAGTAAATCATACTGCAGTTTATCTGGGAAAATCGCTGTTCATAAATGCTTCCTCTTCTAAAGGAGTTGTTCTATCATCTTTGGAAAGTTCTTATTGGGGGAAATACTTTAAATACGCTGTAAGAGTGGATGATGCAAGAAGATCATAA
- the dtd gene encoding D-aminoacyl-tRNA deacylase → MKIIIQRVNKAEMNVNGTFKCKIGKGIVAYIGITHEDEIKDINYCIDKLINLRIFDDSEGRLNLSVQDIKGELLIVSNFTVYGNTKKGRRPDYLHSAPASKAKEIYNLFLEKLSETEVPFETGEFQADMKIYSENDGPVNLIIES, encoded by the coding sequence ATGAAAATAATTATTCAAAGAGTTAATAAAGCGGAAATGAATGTAAACGGTACTTTTAAATGTAAAATAGGTAAAGGAATCGTTGCCTATATAGGAATTACTCATGAGGACGAGATTAAGGATATAAATTACTGCATTGATAAACTGATTAATCTCAGAATTTTTGATGACAGTGAAGGAAGACTCAATTTATCTGTTCAGGACATAAAAGGAGAACTTTTGATAGTGAGTAATTTTACTGTTTACGGAAATACAAAAAAAGGTCGACGTCCTGACTATCTTCATTCGGCTCCTGCATCGAAAGCGAAGGAAATATACAATCTGTTTTTGGAAAAATTGTCAGAAACGGAAGTACCTTTTGAAACAGGAGAATTTCAGGCGGATATGAAGATTTATTCTGAAAATGACGGGCCTGTAAATTTGATAATAGAATCTTAA
- a CDS encoding glycoside hydrolase family 1 protein, whose translation MSKLKFPKNFWWGAATSGPQSEGRFNKKNRNIFDYWYDIDKKAFFDEVGPDTASNFYNSYKEDIELYKKIGLNSFRTSIQWSRLVKNFETTELDEDGVRFYNDVINEFEKKGITLVLNLFHFDMPIELQEKYGGWESKHVVELFVKYAEKAFELFGNRVKYWMTFNEPIVPVEAQYMYKFHYPLIVDGKKAMQVLYNTALASAKVIKKFRDMKTEGEIGIILNLTPSYPRSESEEDKRAAEISDVFFNNSFLDPAVYGEFPKLLTDTLKKDNVLWESTEEELKIIKENTVDFLGVNYYQPKRVKAREMEFDMSNGWLPDKYFENYEMPGRRMNIYRGWEIYPQAIYDIAKNIRENYKNIKWFISENGMGVEGEDRFKNTEGIIEDDYRIDFYREHLTHLHKALEEGANCFGYHTWTGIDCWSWANAYKNRYGFISVDLATQKKTVKKSGNWIKNVAESNEIEEYNISLEKK comes from the coding sequence ATGAGTAAATTGAAATTTCCGAAAAATTTCTGGTGGGGAGCTGCAACTTCAGGACCCCAATCTGAAGGGCGATTTAACAAAAAAAATCGAAATATATTTGATTACTGGTATGATATTGATAAAAAAGCTTTTTTTGATGAAGTCGGACCTGATACAGCTTCAAATTTTTACAACAGTTATAAAGAAGACATAGAACTTTATAAAAAAATAGGATTAAACTCTTTCAGAACTTCTATCCAGTGGTCAAGACTTGTTAAAAATTTTGAAACTACCGAACTTGATGAAGATGGAGTGAGATTTTATAATGATGTAATAAATGAATTTGAAAAAAAAGGAATTACATTAGTTTTAAATCTCTTTCATTTTGATATGCCTATAGAATTACAGGAAAAATACGGAGGCTGGGAATCAAAACATGTAGTTGAGCTTTTTGTAAAGTATGCAGAGAAAGCTTTTGAACTTTTCGGAAATAGAGTGAAATACTGGATGACCTTCAATGAACCTATAGTTCCTGTGGAAGCCCAATATATGTATAAATTTCATTATCCGCTTATAGTTGACGGGAAAAAAGCAATGCAGGTTTTATACAATACTGCTCTTGCTTCGGCAAAAGTCATAAAAAAATTCAGAGATATGAAAACCGAAGGGGAAATAGGAATTATACTGAATCTTACACCTTCGTATCCGAGAAGTGAAAGTGAAGAAGATAAAAGAGCGGCAGAAATATCCGATGTCTTTTTCAATAATTCTTTTTTGGATCCTGCAGTTTACGGTGAATTTCCGAAATTATTGACGGATACTCTTAAAAAAGATAACGTTCTTTGGGAAAGTACTGAAGAAGAATTGAAAATTATAAAGGAAAATACAGTAGATTTTTTAGGAGTAAATTATTATCAGCCTAAAAGAGTAAAAGCAAGAGAAATGGAATTTGATATGTCAAACGGTTGGCTTCCTGACAAATATTTCGAAAATTATGAAATGCCGGGAAGAAGAATGAATATTTACAGAGGTTGGGAAATATACCCTCAGGCAATTTATGATATAGCAAAAAATATTCGCGAAAATTATAAAAACATAAAATGGTTTATATCCGAAAACGGTATGGGTGTAGAAGGAGAAGATAGATTTAAAAATACTGAAGGTATTATAGAAGACGATTACAGAATAGATTTTTACAGAGAACATCTGACTCATCTGCATAAAGCTTTGGAAGAAGGAGCGAACTGTTTCGGATACCATACGTGGACAGGAATAGACTGTTGGTCATGGGCGAATGCTTATAAAAACAGATACGGATTTATTTCGGTAGATTTGGCAACACAGAAAAAGACTGTCAAAAAATCGGGAAACTGGATAAAAAATGTTGCTGAAAGTAATGAAATAGAGGAGTATAATATTTCTTTAGAAAAAAAATAG
- a CDS encoding MBL fold metallo-hydrolase produces MEVELFRNWDTQGNSYVITKGTDCYVVDPGGKNMAPVIDYIKEKGLNLVAVLLTHGHFDHIIGIPQIIEYKDVPVYISEKDYDFLYDPNLSLSTWIRMDFKLSDDVKVIKMKENDEVFGFKIIETPGHTHGGVCFYDENEKLMISGDTIFKGTYGRTDVPTGSSEDMKNSISRLMKMDGDIIVYPGHGDYTYIKDERKYYNY; encoded by the coding sequence ATGGAAGTAGAATTATTCAGAAATTGGGATACTCAAGGAAACAGCTATGTTATAACAAAAGGAACAGACTGTTATGTGGTAGATCCGGGAGGTAAAAATATGGCTCCGGTGATTGATTATATTAAAGAAAAAGGCTTGAATCTTGTGGCGGTTTTGCTTACTCATGGGCATTTCGATCATATAATAGGTATTCCTCAAATTATAGAATATAAAGATGTCCCTGTTTATATAAGCGAAAAAGATTATGACTTTTTATATGATCCGAATTTATCACTTTCAACTTGGATAAGAATGGATTTTAAGCTGTCCGATGATGTAAAAGTCATAAAAATGAAAGAAAATGATGAAGTATTCGGATTTAAAATAATAGAAACTCCGGGACATACACACGGAGGAGTGTGCTTTTATGATGAAAATGAAAAATTGATGATATCGGGAGATACTATTTTTAAAGGAACTTACGGAAGAACAGATGTTCCTACGGGAAGTTCCGAGGACATGAAAAATTCCATATCAAGGCTTATGAAAATGGACGGAGATATTATAGTTTATCCGGGACATGGAGATTACACTTATATAAAAGATGAGCGAAAATATTATAATTATTAA